The Rhodamnia argentea isolate NSW1041297 chromosome 7, ASM2092103v1, whole genome shotgun sequence genome contains the following window.
CCAACAACCCTCTGCAGcagaaagaaagataaagtgAAAAGCTGTTGAGAGTGAGGAGAACTGGAGGGAAGCGAAGAACGAGGAGGAACTCACAGCTTGTTTGATTCCAAGCTTCAGTGTCTCATCAACTTTTTCGGAGTAGCGTGACACCTCATATCCTTCTTGGGCAAAGGATCTCACTGTGCGTATCGCACCAAAAGACTCCTACAATATTCTGTGCATGAGCTTCCAACTTTCGCGAGTAGTACCGtagaataaaatgaaaatgcttcATTTTTTCAGTGTACTTCTCCTCAAAGCACTAAAAATTCTACAGGAACATACAGTGTCATATAAAAAGCAAGGTATGCAAGTCGCTAGGGTTACTTTGGTGATTAAGATAATCAGCACACGCCTATGGACAAAGATAGCTGATTGACGAATTTTAGCTGAATGAGTGAGATATCTAAATCATTAATGCTGTCACATCATACCTCAGCAATTGAGGAAGCTACAGCAGCTGCAGCTTGTGTTTTATGGGAAAGTTCACGAAGAAAGCGGCCGAACTTACGTACAGCAACAGATATAGCAGGCACAACGGCCAAAGCCAACACTGTGAGATAAACAGAAGGAATGGCATGTTGTCAACCAGCAATCAGTAAATTTCTCTAAATATGCACTTTAATGAACAATTACATGTCAACTTCCAAGATGTTGCAAACATGAAGCCAAGGCCAATAAATGCagttgataaattttttaaggCCTCAGACAGATTGGTGGTTGCAGCATTTTTTATAATCTGAGTATCCTCGGAAAGTCTGCTCAACAGCTCCCCTGTTCGAGTGACATCAAAGAATGCTATTTCCTACAAAAAATGCAAGCCACTGTAATTAAGTAAGTTGTGCATGGAGCAATTAAAACACAGTTGCCTTCCTATGCATGAAAATCGAGGCGTCAGCCACTGCAATACATGGTATTCATACACCAATACATTTGATCTGGATATACCTGATGAATAAGGTGACTGAATAAGTTCTTTCTCAGTCTAGCAACGACCCGTTCACTAGCAGAGGAAAATAACCATGCTCGGAGTGCTGTGCAAACAGAACTGGAAGGTCGACAAAGAGAGAAGCCTTTATCATGGGAAAGTACTCTGAATTGTAGTTACCATAGAATCTCACTAATTGTCAGCTCAGAAGGAAACAATTCAAAAAGGTCGTGATTTTCATCACAAGGGAACTTAGGTTCTAACAAATTTGACAGTAATTTTGTCACCGGTAGGAGGCAAATCCTGTGCCAGAACGGGAGATAATGAAGCAAGTGCAAGTCCTTACCCAGTTATAACAATTAAAAATATCTCTAGTATGGTTCTGTTGACAGCCTCCAGCGCTTCAGCTTTCTGTTCTGGTGATCTCATCTCTCTTGACACAATATCTATTATCTTCCCACCAAATTTTGGCTGCGAATAATGGTCAAACGCACTTCAATCAATTAGTCCAAGTTCTCAAAATGCTTCTTGGAACATCAATGCTAGAACTCcaaaagggagagagatgacAGAACCTACAATTAGTATGCTTGAAGTGGATGCAACCAAGAGAGCAATCGTAGCAACGATCAACTTCCCAGCATCAGGCTTTGCCTGTGAACCAATAAGAAAGACATGGTCTATTTAACTATCGAATCCGCCCAAAGGGAGTACTCAAAGATCAAAGAACAGTTTAAACATAAGGTAGGTTTACCAGTGAGAGTACTCTGCCAAATCCCACATTTGCAGCCTAAGGAATTACCGAGAGGAAAATTGTATCATGAACTCAGAATCACATTAGATGTCagtaaaaaaatatgaacaagATGGCATTCTCACCGGAACAGCATCTCCGTGTTCCAGGTCTGTCAGATGACTGTCGATGAGAGTAtcatctctctttcttcctccctGCAATAAAATCGGGAATGAGATTGAATGATAcaaccaaaaatacaaaaaacacCAACATTAAAAAGGAATGAAGATTAAAAGTACAGTGTCAAGTCTTTCTTTCACAATTTAGCCCACAGGACAAAAGCACCCAAGAACACGTCTCAAACAATTCTTTAGCTTTCACGAACTGAACAATTAACCAGAGACTAGACTGCAAGATGACCTAGGCTAGAATTTATTCGAATCTGCTCATGGACTGATCACTGAAACCGACGTGAATTCACTCTTTCCATCACTCTTTTCAGTGGAAACGTAGGGTAAAAGTAAATGTTCAACACCACGCAACAAcaaatgaagaggaaaaaagataaaggaacCCAAATTATCTTAAAACCCATGTATATGGAAATTTCTTCCAAACAGATTGGACTTGACTCCTTAAACTCATTTAAACATGTCTTTCCTCTAACCACAAAGATTCCAGTCACTTCGGCATTCTAAAAGCATTATCCATTCAAAGTGGACAAACACACACGAGGAATCAAATCAACTCcaagaaacttcaaatttgaagCCCAAAAGAAAACTGATATTTTGCCTAATATCTTCATCAAATtatgaagagagaagaaaaacccCAATTCGAAAAACATACTCCTCGTTGCAGCAAAGGGACTCTGTCGCTTCCGACGCCGTTCATCATTCTTGCCCGTCGACCAAGTGACGAGAATCAGAGCGAAACAACAACAAAGCCcaaaagaagggagaaaaaaaagaagatgggtCGTGCTGTTTTCGTCTCAAGATTAAAATTTTCGCCGACGTGCGCTCCAAGATGAGAGGAAACGCGAATCAGAGGCGACTGCGGCGAAGACGAAGAGGAGAGTCGCCCGATTTATAGTCGCGTTGACTTTGAGAGGTCATTTATTAGCGTTGGCCCTAGTGAACCGTGACCCTTTACTTTTCTTGGCGGGTTTTGGACGAATGATTCTGCCTTTTGCCGGCTCTCTGCTACATTACGATGATTTGATGATCATGGCGAAAGTGGCCCCAATGATTTCAACCCCCTCCTTTTTCCGAACCGGGGACTCGACTGGTCGGATCGACTGGCTTTTCTTGGAGTGTCTGATGATAAGCCAAGCTCCCCGATTCATCACGTACTTAGCAGAAAAGAAGCAACAAGTTTGGAGACAAtgaagtttcaattttcaaCAATTTCACCCTCCCCATGCACACGTTGCCGTTGGGCAACTTCTGGGAAAAAACGGCGTCTCTCATCTTGGGAAGCTGACTGGAAGTTCGTTCACACTGGCAAATAAACGATTAAgtagttttgttttcttcatttttcttgccaataccgttgaaattaattatatgtgaaTTCGCGCATCGATATTTGAGCGCCGCCGATACGTAAGTGTCGTAGAAGTTTCAGGAATTTGGGAATTGAAAACGAAAAGTCAGAATGCGTGAACGGTAAGATTTAAATTAGTTATTGATAATACAAAAATAGAAGTCAATTCAGTCGGCCCGACGAGTAAAGAAGCTGCATTTCAACGATCAAATCCGAATTCCGGAATCGATCTTTCGGGCAAACTTGATGAATGAAAGTTGCCGACTACTATTTACATCAATCTTATCATTACGTACGGATAAACATTTGTTAAGTATAATTAACgaggaatatttctttttttttttaagaatcgATTACGTAAACTCGAGGAAAAATATCGTGAAAAACTGCAAACACTCCTTATTTAGTTTCTTATCAAGTGTTTTGGGCACAAATGTTAATAGAATCATCCTAGTAAGATTTGCTAAGAATCATAGATGTTGTTTCTTTTTATAACAATTGATTTGAAGATTGAATTTCCTTCGTTAAGTATTATAACCGTTGACTTAAGATACTCGCTAACAAAATCCTTCTATTCTATATCGAAAAGATAGCAAATCGTGCTAATAATTGACAAGAACATTCTATTGTTGATTTTATATATAGTGCATCATAATTGGAACCCCCATATGCGACCCTCTGCGAAGTAAATGAACCGTTAATCTCAGATCGGAGCAAGAGTTTGCATCGACTGCATATCATGAACATCATAGTCGTCGGCATCGGAATTGGGCTCCAGTTAATTCCTGGCCCAATCCTACAGATCTCTTTAGGCCCATGACGGCCCATACTTCACCCCAAAATTGGGCCCACTAAGTTTGGAGAGTCGCCGctcccccctcccctcctcctcctccttgctcGCGGCGTAGGGTTCttcactcctcctcctccgccaatCTCTGCAACTGCGATCGCCACCGTCagtctctccctcctcctccgtctcACAAAGCAATGCCGCCATCGAAACCCCCGCAGCTCAGTACCCTCCTCCTTTTTCGCTGCctgtcttcttctccttctcattCCTCCCGCGCTCAatgccgcctcctcctcctccactcgCCTCCCTCATTTCCTCCGCGCGTCTCGCCGACATACTTTCCCCGGTTCCCTCACTTCTCTGGTTTCTCGTTGCGCCGGGAATTTTCATCTGCCGCGGACACTGTCGATCGAAGCGGAGATCGTGATCGGGATCGCGATGTGGTCGCTCAGTCTATCTCCGCGGAGCTCGCGGAGGAGGCGGATCCGGACGCGCTCTCCGTTGTCCAGCGTCTCGCTCTCAACTCCTCTCACGTGACGCCGGACCCTGGCCTGGTCCTCTCGACGCTTAATCTGTCTGCGGACGCCGGCCGTACTGTGCTGGGGTTTTACCAGTGGCTGGCTCAAAACCCTGATTTTACTCATACGGATGAGACGCTGTCGATGTTTGTGGATTACTTTGGGCGACGCAAGGATTTCAAGGCAATTGACGAGATATTGAGCGATGCCAAGGATGTAGCAAGTTCTAAAACCCTGGAATCTGTTATTGATAGGTTGGTTCGGGCAGGGCGGCCTGTTCAAGCAGTCGGGTTCTTTGAGAGGATGGAGAGGGATTATGGGCTCAAACGCAACAAGGAATCGATGGAAATGGTAGTGGAGAAGCTGTGTGAAAAGGGTTATGCGAATTGTGCCGAGAAGATGGTTAAGAACTTGGCTCATGAATTTTTCCCAGACGAGCATTTTTGTGATTTGCTGATTAAGGGGTGGTGCGTCGACGGGAAGTTGGAGGAGGCCAATAGACTGGCAAGAGAGATGTACAGGGGAGGCTTTGAGATTGGTACAAGGGGTTATAATGCTCTTCTCGATTGCGTTTGTAAGCTTTGTCGTAAAAAGGACCCATTTCGGCTAAGTTCTGAGGCAGAACACATTTTGGTTGATATGGATTATTATGGGGTTCCCAGAAATGTCGAGACTTTCAATGTGTTGATTGGGAATCTGTGTAAAATTAGGAAAACTGAGGATGCGATGAAGTTGTTTCATAGAATGGGAGAATGGGGCTGCTGTCCCAACGAAGAAACGTTCCTTGTGTTAACCAAGAGCTTGTATCAGGCAGCAAGAGTGGGAGAAGGAGATGAGATGATTGATAGGATGAAATCTGCAGGGTACGCCTTGGATAAGAAGGCATACTATgactttttgaagattttatgTGGGATTGAGAGGATTGATCATGCTTTGAGTGTTTTTAAAAAGATGAAGTCCGATGGCTGTGAGCCAAGTATTAAGACATATGACTTATTGATGGGAAAATTGTGTGCCCATAATCGTCTTGACAAAGCTAATGCACTCTACAACGAAGCATTGAGAAGAGGAGTGCCTGTGGAACCTAAGGCCTATAGGTTAGATCCCAGATACATGAAGATAACCAAGGccgagaagaaagagaaaaagcgaGAGACGTTGCCTGAGAAAATGGCTAGAAAAAGGAGACGCCTTAAGCAGATTCGTCTAAGTTTCGTTAAGAAGCCGAAACGAATGATGCGAGGATACTGATCCACTTGAAGCCTTGTACCCTGCATAATTGGATTGAAGTGTGGCAAGGCAACTTGAGGTTCTTTCTTGTACTTCACATGTATCTGGAGTCATGTTCAAAGATTTTGCGCCGCCTTGGTGTTGAGCAGGGGAAGGATCGAAAATGTACTTGCTATAGGGTTCTTCAGGTTTGGTAGTAATGGTTTGCTGGATCATGTCGATTTTCTGTTTGAATTTACAAATGGCAACAGTGGAAAGAGCCAGAGTAGTTTTATCTCTGCCAATTTTGCTTCTGGATCTTCCTTCCCGTTAGCGAATTCACTTTCCTAGGTTTCTATTTCTTTATATGCAATGGATGTCAGATAAATCTGCTGTTCACTAAACAAATGCCAGATTTTTCTCAATGGGAACGCGGGCTTATACTGAACAGAGAACAGTATCGCATATAACGGAACTCGTCTTTCTCTACTTGTAACCTATGTTTGGCTTGAGGATTCTCTGATCCTTGCGAGTGATGATCTAATATTGCTCTCCTGGGATTGAGAATGCATTTTTCATGGTCCGCACAATGTTATGAAAGACAACCCTTATGCATCATGTTTCTTGTGGTCGTCCTGCTGCTTGGTCTCTTGGGGTTCTCTACAATTTGTGACGGAAATTATTGGAGGTTCGAGTTCATCTCTCCTTTTGCCCGGTGAACAGATCCTTGGAATGAGAGACAATTCCAATCATTTGTCTTCAACTGAACACACATTTCTCCTACTATTGTTTAGTATTCTCACTTTAAAGTTTCTTGCTCGCGGATTTATACCGTCTAGCAATTCTTTTGGTGAATTTTGCTGCAAATTGATTCTGCTGGAACATACACAGTTGTTGACCCAGCTGCATCAATGTAAGCTTGCATAATGTCCTCATTGGATCAGCATGTACCACAGACAACGAGCTTGCTGGCCGAGATTTTTGTGATTCAGTAAGAGCATGTGAAAGGGTAAATATCTGCTAATAATATGGAAGTTCATGCTTATCATCTGCAGCCATCCGGAACACCATATTTCTGAAAATTTGTAGGTTATCTTGAATTTTATTCGCAACAAAACAAATATGGTAAATATCTGGAAAATTAAGCGACACTCACCCAAATTTGGGCACAAGTACATGTTTACCTCTAAGCTTTCAACTGTTACATATTACCCTCCTGACCCTctaattgtaataaaatttgcaatGCGAGTGATTTTACACAGATGTAAAACTCAAACGTCAAAACTCTATTAGAGGTACGATATTGAGTTATCGAAAATGCCTCCCCGAATACCTTACAAGTTCCTTACAAAGACGGAAAGAATTTGTGGAGGGTGCAGCGTACGTGGCGATGATCCTTGCGAATCAAATTGTGATCGCTTCTAAGATGTCCGAGGCTGCAAACATCACAATTGTCTCTGTAGATCACCCTACAGAGTCTCCTTCCAGAATCGGACCGATCTGTCAGTTCCGCAGGATACAAAAGCTGCTTCTATGGGCGAGTGCTCGATCCAACGAGGAGGGCCATTATGGTTGGATGGCCATCTTGCCACTTTTTCTGCTGTCATGGCATCCCAGACCACTATCTGCAAATACAGGAAATTCTTGGCTCAAACCTAAGAGGAGAAACCACCATGGTAAGCTATACAAAATGAGAAGATTTCACAAACCTCGTTGCTCGGTTCATCGGTGGATAGAACAAATTCTTCTGTATTGTTGAAGACAGCCTGCAGAAGGACAGATGGTAATTTCTTCAGTGTTCATTGGGTTAAACCAGAAAGAAATTTAATGACGTTCCACAGTGCAACTTATAGGAGCAATGTGCATTAGCTATTGAAAACCACGGCTCAAGACTTGcttcaaaaaatgatttggaTTCACTCCTACTGCAGACCTACATATGCTTACAGGGAAAAATAGCACGAGGAGAAATGCTGAATCATGTTTTATTGATATTTAGGTGTGTCGGCTAAGACCAACTGTGACCATGTATACGCTTTAAGCCAGCACATGAAATACCTGGCATCGCAACTGCATGTGAGTGGCTCCAAGATACTGTTGGACCAATCTTCCAGTGCCAACTTCCCAGAGTTTCACAGTAGAGTCTTTCCCACAAGAGAGTACATATCTGGAACATGATAATCACTATAATGGTTAATTGAAGTGCATGCAGCTTCAATGCACTGTACAGTCTCCTTCAAAAGCTGTGGTGCTTATAAACTCCACTGACACTAGACTAATTGTGGCAGTGGCCAATATCTCTCACTGCGATATGCAGCCTTTCAAAGTTTAGATAAAGCTGAGAGACGCGGGTATTCATGCATACATTGGAGCGATTGACTTACTTTTGGAAGGAATCGGCACATAATCACAATTTCAGAACCCCCTTTTCAAGACCATGGTAGTAGTGAACTTTAATATCCAGAAGCCATTAAAATAGTTTTACGAAACACAAGTCTCAGAAGACCATTTAAACAATTCTCTAGTCTGTACCTCTGATCCTTCGTGAAGTTGGCACTAGTTACTTCAGCTTTCCCATGTGCACCCGCAATGGAGCGAATACAGTTTGCCGATACCCCATCCCAAAATCGTATAGCACCGTCTTTAGATGCTGTAACATACATGCCACCACTAGATGAATATCTTACCTACATGAACATAAACTTGATATTCTTAAGGGTCTGCCATTCAGCACACAGTACAATAAGAAACTATaagaaaacataaaacaaaGCTGGGAATCTACCTGGTTTATCGCTGCATTAACTGCAAATTCTGGGACACTTGCAGAAAGATAGCATTGGAATGTATTGACATCATACAAGTGTGGAATTGGATGATCAGTCCCTGTAATATTATTTAACCAAACTATTCAGATAACATTTATTGCAAAAAGGTACTTGTTAACTTGTTATTGGAGTGATGCCAGGATCAGGCATAAAACAATAAGCAAGGGAtttattaaaaggaaaaaagaatgggTGAGTTCACAGAAAAATAACTTATTGCCTTATGGTATCTAGTAAAACTTCTACAGCTATACTAGTACAGAATCACATGTCAAGGTAAGCATTTCCAACTGACCCATATATACAATAAACACAAAAGCGAGAAGATAATCACCAGCTAAAAGAAAATCTCCAGAAGGATGGAAAGCTACCGAACGTACATTGTGAGTATCCTGAATAATTAAGATCAAAGATAAGATGACCACTTAAAGAATAATATCATATTCATACTACCAAATTTAACAACTGCTCCACAATCAATGATAAAGCAACAAAATAAACCTGAATAACTCTGAATGCTCTCTTTGCTGTAGATTTTGAATAATCAAAGAACCTGAGAGTGACACGAGTATTACTAAAATACACAATTTCTGCATGCTATCTAATGGTTCTTTGTACCATACACATGAAATCAGCAAATAACACTACAGGATCAGACATATTTGTTGAAGTCAAGCTACAAAAAGATGGATGGACGTACTTTACTGTATTGTCTTTAGCTGCAGATATCAGAACAGTACTTTGAGGATGAAAATCCAAGTCATTTACAGGCTGCAATCATGTTGATGAAATTAACATggagaaaaatcctcaaaataaCAACACAGAGAGAAACAATAACACATGGTCGGAAATAAAATCGCAATAAATAGCTATGGGAAAACATAAGTTCCTTGACAAATTGATACAATTCATACAATAGCAGAGATCTGCATACCAGAGTTAAAACTTTGATGTCAGATCGAATAACTGATAGTGCGCAAATAGTGAGCAGCTCTTGGGATAGAAACTTCCCAGTTTCTTTGCataaaattttcttgaaaagtcCAGAAAGAAAAACTGTATACAATTTCACAGTGCCCGCccccgggaaaaaaaaaggcaaagaaaaaagagattgCACAGAGCATCAGGATTTTACTACCATATGCAGTAAATGTCGCATGTTCCGAGTATATAGTCATGGCTATTGAACAGGGAATGTAGGTCTTTacgaagggggaaaaaaacagagagattgTTCAGCAAAGAAGTTAACTTTAGACATAGCAAAACTCAACCATTCACTTCCAGCATAGATTCAGTGTCTAGGCTAAAACTTAAACAGTGATTGCCATCAGTAATATCACAGCCATGTGGGAGAGGTGGATTTACATGTGTATGGTCATAAAATGTCCGTATAACAGCTCGTATAGCGCCATCTGTAGAATCTGGTAGCATCATTTGCTTTATTTTTGAGACCTACAAAATAAAGTACCTTTAGAATGTGGAGGCCAAAACTAAAGTTTAAAACAGTATAAGTCCGACCTCAAAGAGCTTAATTGAAGTGTCCGCACTTCCTGTTGCAAAAAACCTTCCATCAGTGCTAAACCTTGCACATCTGGCAACATTCTACAAAATATTTACCTATTAAATCCAAAGAGAGAGCTTGATAACAAAGTAAAACACGAAAAGAATTGTCACCACAAATTCACTATCTCCTTTTGTCATGCTGCTCGGTACCTTGTGGTCCGAAAGATGCCTGGTCTCATGTTTAGTGAAACTCTTTGACGTGCCCTTTGTGTCTCGCAGAGAACTggtttgataaagaaaaattagttcTAACAAAGAAAGAGACTACAAAATGCCTTCAGAGTGAAGATAGTAATTTCAGTGCATCCCGCAAGCTAATGATTTAACCTCATTTACAACAAATAACTCTAGTCTACCGAGCAAAAGCAAAGTGGAACGAGCTAATTCAGCATAATAGTCAACTCCAAAGGGCCTCTACTGTGTGGTTCTTGGATAGGAATGGGCAAACAAAAAGGACAGTGAGAAGAAAGACGATTCTGTCTATAAAATGTGTCCTGCCAAAGACGACATAGATCAAGGACTATCTATCTCAGCTGTGTCTGAGCAAAAGTTGGAGGAAAAAATGCAGACTGGTAACTTAAGGTAAAGCTCAGACTGTAAGAGGCTGGGAAAAGATGTAATTGTCCAAGACAAAATTTGAA
Protein-coding sequences here:
- the LOC115734977 gene encoding cleavage stimulation factor subunit 50 produces the protein MESNSSLEQTLQDGRIYRQLNSLIVAHLRDNNFTQAASAVASATMTPLNVEAPGNRLLELVAKGLAVEKGELLRGVSHGGTNDLGGSIPASHGLVPAPWTAVDFSSLRDTKGTSKSFTKHETRHLSDHKNVARCARFSTDGRFFATGSADTSIKLFEVSKIKQMMLPDSTDGAIRAVIRTFYDHTHPVNDLDFHPQSTVLISAAKDNTVKFFDYSKSTAKRAFRVIQDTHNVRSVAFHPSGDFLLAGTDHPIPHLYDVNTFQCYLSASVPEFAVNAAINQVRYSSSGGMYVTASKDGAIRFWDGVSANCIRSIAGAHGKAEVTSANFTKDQRYVLSCGKDSTVKLWEVGTGRLVQQYLGATHMQLRCQAVFNNTEEFVLSTDEPSNEIVVWDAMTAEKVARWPSNHNGPPRWIEHSPIEAAFVSCGTDRSVRFWKETL
- the LOC115734974 gene encoding pentatricopeptide repeat-containing protein PNM1, mitochondrial, whose protein sequence is MPPSKPPQLSTLLLFRCLSSSPSHSSRAQCRLLLLHSPPSFPPRVSPTYFPRFPHFSGFSLRREFSSAADTVDRSGDRDRDRDVVAQSISAELAEEADPDALSVVQRLALNSSHVTPDPGLVLSTLNLSADAGRTVLGFYQWLAQNPDFTHTDETLSMFVDYFGRRKDFKAIDEILSDAKDVASSKTLESVIDRLVRAGRPVQAVGFFERMERDYGLKRNKESMEMVVEKLCEKGYANCAEKMVKNLAHEFFPDEHFCDLLIKGWCVDGKLEEANRLAREMYRGGFEIGTRGYNALLDCVCKLCRKKDPFRLSSEAEHILVDMDYYGVPRNVETFNVLIGNLCKIRKTEDAMKLFHRMGEWGCCPNEETFLVLTKSLYQAARVGEGDEMIDRMKSAGYALDKKAYYDFLKILCGIERIDHALSVFKKMKSDGCEPSIKTYDLLMGKLCAHNRLDKANALYNEALRRGVPVEPKAYRLDPRYMKITKAEKKEKKRETLPEKMARKRRRLKQIRLSFVKKPKRMMRGY